From a region of the Terriglobia bacterium genome:
- the sdhA gene encoding succinate dehydrogenase flavoprotein subunit encodes MAKIPNIIVVGGGLAGLSAVIKIAEMGAHVDLFSIVPVKRSHSVCAQGGINAAKNLKGEGDSTWIHTDDTIYGGDFLANQPPVKAMCEMAPGIIDLLDRMGVTFNRTPEGVLDFRRFGGTLFNRTAFAGATTGQQLLYALDEQVRRFEAEGKVQKYEGWEFLSAVLDGQRICRGICAMDLRTMEVRTFPADAIIICTGGVGAIFGKSTNSVVCTGSAQSALYQQGAYYGNGEFIQVHPTCVPGEDKLRLMSESARGEGGRVWVPKKPGDNRDPKSIPENERWYFLEEWYPKYGNLVPRDVATRAIHKVVYENNLGVDGQPMVYLDLTHIDRKILDKKLEGILEIYEKFVGDDPRDVPMKIFPGVHYTMGGLWVDFNQQTNIQGVYAAGECDYSIHGANRLGANSLVSCIFGGFVSGPTAVKYAKNLADAKGSGHFEAEKKRQQEINARLMNNQGNENPFRLWRELGDTMTKNATVIRYNKNLKETDAKLVELLERYRHVNLSDRSQWANTSFVFARQLYNMLQLARVITQGAAMRDESRGAHYKPDFPERDDKNFLKTTKASFAPDADEPKFEFEPVDTTLIPPRPRRYDVAA; translated from the coding sequence ATGGCGAAGATTCCCAATATCATCGTGGTAGGCGGCGGGCTCGCCGGCCTGTCGGCGGTCATCAAGATCGCCGAGATGGGCGCGCACGTGGATCTGTTCTCCATCGTGCCGGTCAAGCGCTCGCACTCGGTCTGTGCCCAGGGCGGCATCAACGCGGCCAAGAACCTGAAGGGCGAAGGCGACTCCACCTGGATCCACACCGACGACACCATCTACGGCGGTGATTTCCTGGCCAACCAGCCGCCGGTCAAAGCCATGTGCGAGATGGCGCCCGGCATCATCGACCTGCTGGACCGCATGGGTGTGACCTTCAACCGTACGCCCGAGGGGGTGCTCGATTTCCGGCGCTTCGGCGGCACGCTCTTCAATCGCACCGCGTTCGCCGGCGCCACCACCGGCCAGCAGCTCCTGTACGCGCTCGACGAGCAGGTGCGGCGGTTCGAGGCGGAAGGCAAAGTCCAGAAGTATGAAGGATGGGAATTCCTTTCCGCTGTGCTCGACGGGCAGCGCATCTGCCGCGGGATCTGCGCCATGGACCTGCGGACGATGGAGGTCCGCACCTTCCCGGCTGACGCCATCATCATCTGCACCGGCGGCGTAGGAGCCATTTTCGGCAAGTCCACCAATTCCGTTGTCTGCACCGGATCCGCGCAGTCCGCCCTCTACCAGCAGGGCGCTTACTACGGCAATGGAGAATTCATTCAGGTCCACCCGACCTGCGTTCCTGGCGAAGACAAGCTGCGGCTGATGTCGGAATCGGCGCGCGGCGAGGGCGGGCGCGTTTGGGTCCCCAAGAAACCCGGGGACAACCGTGACCCGAAATCCATCCCGGAGAACGAGCGCTGGTACTTCCTCGAAGAGTGGTATCCGAAGTACGGCAACCTGGTGCCCCGCGATGTCGCCACCCGCGCCATCCATAAGGTCGTATACGAAAACAACCTCGGCGTTGACGGCCAGCCGATGGTCTACCTCGACCTGACGCACATCGACCGCAAGATCCTCGACAAGAAGCTGGAAGGCATTCTCGAGATCTACGAAAAATTCGTCGGCGATGACCCGCGCGACGTCCCCATGAAGATCTTCCCGGGCGTGCACTACACCATGGGCGGCCTGTGGGTGGACTTCAACCAGCAGACCAACATTCAGGGTGTCTACGCCGCGGGAGAATGCGACTACAGCATCCATGGCGCGAACCGCCTGGGCGCGAACTCGTTGGTCTCCTGCATCTTCGGCGGATTCGTTTCCGGACCGACCGCCGTCAAGTACGCCAAGAACCTGGCCGACGCCAAGGGCAGCGGCCACTTCGAAGCGGAGAAGAAGCGGCAGCAAGAGATCAATGCCCGGCTTATGAACAACCAGGGCAACGAGAACCCGTTCCGCCTGTGGCGCGAGTTGGGCGACACCATGACCAAGAACGCGACGGTCATCCGCTACAACAAGAACCTGAAGGAGACCGACGCCAAGCTGGTCGAGCTGCTGGAGCGCTACCGCCACGTGAACCTGAGCGACCGCAGCCAGTGGGCCAACACCTCGTTCGTATTCGCCCGCCAGCTTTACAACATGCTGCAGCTGGCGAGGGTCATCACCCAGGGTGCGGCTATGCGCGACGAATCGCGCGGCGCGCACTACAAGCCGGACTTCCCGGAACGGGACGATAAGAACTTTCTGAAAACGACCAAGGCTTCGTTCGCGCCCGACGCCGACGAGCCCAAGTTCGAGTTCGAGCCGGTGGATACGACTTTGATCCCGCCGCGGCCACGTCGTTATGACGTCGCGGCATAG
- a CDS encoding pyrimidine dimer DNA glycosylase/endonuclease V, which yields MRMWMVPPRRMCRKHLLGEHVEIHMAVASLRLGKSLNGFLEKGLLELGSLRSRHDELVVEMLRRGYRHNSPLGPVPRRKGGKVDRPANARELARRCQDCFRA from the coding sequence ATGCGAATGTGGATGGTCCCGCCCCGCAGGATGTGCCGCAAGCATCTGCTGGGGGAGCACGTAGAGATCCACATGGCGGTCGCGTCGCTGCGCCTGGGGAAGTCCCTCAACGGCTTCTTGGAAAAAGGTCTGCTCGAGCTCGGCAGCCTGCGCTCCCGGCACGACGAATTAGTCGTCGAGATGCTGCGCCGCGGCTACCGCCACAACTCGCCGCTGGGCCCGGTTCCCCGCCGCAAGGGCGGCAAGGTCGATCGTCCTGCCAATGCCCGCGAACTCGCCCGCCGCTGCCAAGACTGCTTTCGCGCCTAA
- a CDS encoding succinate dehydrogenase: MRADQGYSFVLRRLHSLSGIVPVGTFLVEHFISNAFATNGPKAYIDQVKFLTGLPFAVWLEVFGIYIPIAFHALYGIYIWWRGESNVTDYPWLGNWMYTAQRWTGIVAFAYILYHTYTMRFTGAHLFVNPGAAFGKVQLELAEGWPVYAYIVGIVAASWHFAYGIWLFCAKWGIIVGGKARKRFGVVCLAIGILFAAVGLYTLRAFLVTPLQPISEPEAQVQSLQVHR, encoded by the coding sequence TTGCGTGCGGACCAGGGATACTCGTTCGTCCTGCGACGCCTGCACTCGTTGAGTGGGATCGTTCCCGTCGGGACATTCCTTGTTGAACATTTCATCAGCAATGCCTTCGCCACCAACGGGCCCAAAGCCTATATCGATCAGGTGAAGTTCCTGACCGGGCTGCCCTTTGCGGTTTGGCTCGAGGTCTTCGGAATCTACATCCCCATCGCCTTCCATGCCCTGTACGGGATCTACATCTGGTGGCGTGGCGAATCGAACGTGACCGACTACCCCTGGCTGGGGAACTGGATGTACACGGCGCAGCGCTGGACGGGCATCGTCGCCTTCGCCTACATCCTCTACCACACCTACACCATGCGCTTTACCGGCGCGCACCTGTTCGTCAACCCCGGCGCCGCCTTCGGCAAGGTGCAATTGGAGCTCGCCGAAGGATGGCCGGTGTACGCCTACATCGTGGGCATCGTCGCGGCATCCTGGCACTTTGCGTATGGCATCTGGCTGTTCTGCGCCAAGTGGGGGATCATCGTGGGCGGCAAGGCACGCAAGCGCTTTGGCGTGGTCTGCCTGGCGATCGGCATCCTTTTTGCGGCAGTAGGGCTTTATACGTTGCGCGCTTTCCTGGTGACCCCGCTGCAGCCGATATCCGAGCCGGAGGCCCAGGTCCAGTCATTGCAAGTTCATAGATAA
- a CDS encoding NADP-dependent isocitrate dehydrogenase, producing the protein MAASFNGVPVPTDGTKITYSNGKYTIPDNPIIPFIEGDGTGRDIWKASVRVFDAAVKKAYGGKRRIVWYETFAGEKAMAKFKTWLPDGTVDALKEFRISIKGPLTTPVGGGIRSLNVALRQILDLYACVRPVKWLGAPSPVKRPDRMNVVIYRENTEDVYAGIEWEEGTPEVKKLIDFLNKEMLKGGKKQIRTDSGIGIKPISVTGTKRLVRRAIQHALEHGLSKVTLVHKGNIQKFTEGAFRQWGYDLAVEEFRDKVVTERESWIIDNKDKNPNITIEQNANLVEPGLEFATPEFRETIYKEVRACLDSIYKTHGNGVWKKKLLVNDRIADSIFQQVVTRADEYQVLATPNLNGDYISDACAAQIGGLGIAPGANIGDGYAIFEATHGTAPKYADLDVINPGSVMLSGAMMFEFMGWKEVATLIEEGIRRTIEQKKVTYDFHRLMEGATKVKCSEFGTFIIENMEAKAVAAD; encoded by the coding sequence ATGGCGGCATCATTCAATGGGGTCCCGGTGCCCACCGACGGCACCAAGATCACTTACAGCAACGGCAAGTACACCATCCCCGACAACCCGATCATCCCCTTCATCGAGGGCGACGGCACGGGGCGCGACATCTGGAAGGCGAGCGTGCGCGTGTTCGACGCTGCGGTGAAGAAGGCGTACGGCGGCAAGCGCCGGATCGTATGGTACGAGACCTTCGCCGGCGAGAAGGCCATGGCGAAGTTCAAGACCTGGCTGCCCGACGGAACCGTCGACGCGCTCAAGGAATTCCGCATCAGCATCAAGGGTCCTCTCACCACCCCGGTGGGCGGCGGCATCCGATCGCTGAACGTTGCGCTGCGCCAGATCCTCGACCTCTACGCCTGCGTGCGCCCGGTGAAGTGGCTGGGAGCGCCCAGCCCGGTGAAGCGTCCCGACCGCATGAACGTGGTCATCTACCGCGAGAACACGGAAGACGTTTACGCCGGCATCGAGTGGGAGGAGGGCACACCCGAGGTCAAGAAGCTGATCGACTTCCTGAACAAGGAGATGCTGAAGGGCGGGAAGAAGCAGATCCGCACCGACAGTGGCATCGGCATCAAGCCGATCTCGGTCACCGGCACGAAGCGCCTGGTGCGCCGGGCCATCCAGCACGCCCTGGAGCACGGCCTCAGCAAGGTCACGCTGGTGCACAAGGGCAACATCCAGAAGTTCACCGAGGGCGCGTTCCGGCAGTGGGGCTATGACCTGGCGGTCGAAGAGTTCCGCGACAAGGTGGTCACCGAGCGCGAGAGCTGGATCATCGACAACAAGGACAAGAACCCGAATATCACGATCGAGCAGAACGCCAACCTGGTGGAGCCCGGCTTGGAGTTCGCCACGCCGGAGTTCCGCGAGACCATCTACAAGGAAGTCAGGGCCTGCCTGGATTCGATCTACAAGACGCACGGAAACGGCGTGTGGAAGAAGAAGCTGTTGGTCAACGACCGCATCGCCGATTCGATCTTCCAGCAGGTGGTGACCCGGGCGGACGAATACCAGGTCCTGGCCACCCCGAACCTGAACGGCGACTACATCTCCGACGCGTGCGCGGCGCAGATCGGCGGGCTGGGCATCGCTCCGGGCGCCAACATCGGCGACGGCTACGCCATCTTCGAGGCGACGCACGGAACGGCCCCGAAGTACGCGGACCTGGACGTCATCAACCCCGGCTCGGTCATGCTGTCGGGCGCGATGATGTTCGAGTTCATGGGATGGAAGGAAGTGGCGACACTGATCGAGGAAGGCATCCGCCGCACCATCGAGCAGAAGAAGGTCACGTACGACTTCCATCGTCTGATGGAAGGGGCGACCAAGGTGAAGTGCAGCGAGTTCGGCACCTTCATCATCGAGAATATGGAAGCCAAGGCGGTAGCGGCCGACTAA
- a CDS encoding peptidylprolyl isomerase encodes MARQPGTYAIFDTTEGQIVCRLFEKEAPKTVKNFTDVAEGKREWTHPVTKKKSSDRLYDGTIFHRVIPNFMIQGGDPAGTGFGGPGYQFEDETKGSPHRFDKKGKLAMANAGPNTNGSQFFITVAATDWLTGNHTIFGEVVEGQDVVDKIANLPRNRQDRPNTEVRVNSVKIERA; translated from the coding sequence ATGGCACGCCAGCCCGGAACCTACGCCATCTTCGATACCACGGAAGGCCAGATCGTCTGCCGCCTGTTTGAGAAGGAAGCGCCCAAGACGGTCAAGAATTTCACCGATGTCGCCGAAGGCAAGCGCGAGTGGACACACCCGGTCACGAAAAAGAAGTCGAGCGACCGCCTTTACGACGGCACCATCTTCCACCGCGTGATCCCCAACTTCATGATCCAGGGCGGCGACCCGGCCGGCACCGGCTTCGGCGGCCCGGGCTACCAGTTCGAAGACGAGACCAAGGGCTCGCCCCACCGCTTCGACAAGAAGGGCAAGTTGGCCATGGCCAATGCCGGGCCCAACACCAATGGCAGTCAGTTCTTCATCACCGTGGCGGCCACCGACTGGCTCACGGGGAACCACACCATCTTCGGCGAGGTGGTCGAGGGCCAGGATGTTGTGGACAAGATCGCCAACCTCCCGCGCAACCGCCAGGACCGCCCCAACACCGAGGTGAGGGTCAACTCGGTGAAGATCGAACGGGCCTGA
- a CDS encoding DUF5715 family protein, producing MSARRTKYRSSQRVRPVRWNPLLRGSHESMLRQNEEIDKLNLPRIMDDDQLNELIARQDLVPIDESQALRVAPNLEANRRYCRPWTREFLDDISQAYFQEFHQPIQVNSAVRTVEQQHKLRRRNRNAAAETGDITSSHLGGLTVDLNKRGLPRKQRQWISEYVYQLQQAGLVEAAEERRQPVFHIMVYDGYTAWREANRMADQSGTK from the coding sequence ATGAGCGCCCGACGGACGAAGTACCGCAGTTCGCAGCGCGTGCGACCGGTCCGCTGGAACCCGCTCTTGCGCGGCTCGCATGAGTCCATGCTGCGGCAGAACGAAGAGATCGACAAGCTCAACCTGCCACGCATCATGGACGACGACCAGCTCAACGAGCTGATCGCCCGCCAGGACCTGGTGCCCATCGACGAAAGCCAGGCGTTGCGCGTCGCCCCCAACCTCGAGGCCAACCGCCGCTACTGCCGCCCCTGGACCCGCGAATTCCTCGACGATATCTCGCAGGCCTATTTCCAGGAGTTCCACCAGCCGATCCAGGTCAATTCGGCGGTTCGGACGGTGGAGCAACAGCACAAGCTGCGCCGCCGCAACCGCAACGCCGCCGCCGAGACTGGCGACATCACCTCCTCTCACCTGGGCGGCCTGACCGTCGACTTGAACAAGCGCGGTCTCCCCCGCAAGCAGCGCCAGTGGATCTCGGAGTACGTCTACCAGCTCCAGCAGGCCGGCCTGGTGGAGGCTGCCGAGGAGCGCCGCCAGCCCGTGTTCCACATCATGGTCTACGACGGCTATACTGCTTGGCGCGAAGCCAACCGGATGGCCGACCAGTCAGGGACCAAGTAA
- a CDS encoding dipeptidase yields the protein MRPQRFALLSVLLLAVSVTAQVPPKKPDPPAASKFDPLALHTSSIVIDTHADTTQLMLDENYDLATPDPAVNVNLEKARAGNLGAEFFSIWVEPKYKGQYAHRAMQLIDAVYQQAARHPNEMVMAFSADDIVKARTGPKKRLAALLGIEGGHAIENDLGILRDFYRLGVRYMTLTWSNTNDWADSSGDIENKEIPHHNGITDLGVDVIREMNRLGMLVDISHVSDRTFYRTLVVSRAPVIASHSSARALSHHPRNMTDDMLRALARSEGVCMVNFFSAFVDEDFRKLFEARRDEAREAVAKAQEEYSRAHNGQVPPYTVEEHINREYAAKLPRPPLKSLIDQIDHIAKVAGWQHVGLGSDFDGVSGMLPQGIDSAADLPKITVELAKRGYTAEQIRGILGENFLRVFREVERVSRELKKETPLGKEPLGAGENR from the coding sequence ATGAGACCTCAACGATTCGCACTCCTCTCCGTCCTGCTGCTGGCTGTCAGCGTCACGGCCCAGGTCCCACCGAAGAAGCCGGACCCGCCCGCCGCGAGCAAGTTCGACCCCCTGGCGCTGCACACTTCGTCCATCGTCATCGACACCCACGCCGACACCACCCAGCTCATGCTGGATGAGAATTACGACCTGGCCACGCCCGATCCGGCCGTGAACGTGAATCTCGAGAAGGCCAGGGCCGGCAACCTGGGCGCCGAATTCTTCTCCATCTGGGTGGAGCCCAAGTACAAGGGGCAGTACGCCCACCGCGCGATGCAACTGATCGACGCCGTATACCAGCAAGCCGCCAGGCACCCCAACGAGATGGTGATGGCGTTCTCCGCCGACGACATCGTGAAAGCCCGCACCGGGCCCAAGAAGCGGCTGGCAGCCTTGCTGGGGATCGAAGGCGGCCACGCCATCGAGAACGACCTCGGCATCCTGCGCGACTTCTACCGCCTCGGCGTCCGCTACATGACGCTGACCTGGTCGAACACCAACGACTGGGCCGATTCCTCCGGCGACATCGAGAACAAGGAAATCCCGCACCACAACGGCATCACCGACCTCGGCGTCGACGTCATCCGCGAGATGAACCGCCTGGGCATGTTGGTGGACATCTCCCACGTCTCCGACCGGACCTTTTACCGCACCCTGGTGGTCAGCCGCGCCCCCGTGATCGCCTCGCACTCCTCCGCCCGCGCTCTCAGCCACCACCCACGCAACATGACCGACGATATGCTTCGCGCCCTGGCCCGCAGCGAAGGCGTCTGCATGGTGAACTTCTTCTCCGCTTTCGTGGACGAGGATTTCCGCAAGCTGTTCGAGGCCCGCCGCGACGAAGCCCGGGAGGCCGTGGCCAAGGCCCAGGAGGAGTACAGCCGGGCGCACAACGGACAGGTTCCGCCGTACACCGTCGAAGAGCACATCAACCGCGAGTATGCCGCCAAACTGCCCCGCCCACCGCTCAAGTCGCTGATCGACCAGATCGACCACATCGCCAAAGTGGCGGGCTGGCAGCACGTCGGCCTGGGCTCGGACTTCGACGGCGTTTCCGGCATGCTGCCGCAGGGCATCGACTCCGCCGCCGACTTACCGAAGATCACAGTCGAACTCGCCAAGCGCGGATACACCGCCGAGCAGATCCGCGGCATCCTGGGCGAGAACTTCCTCAGGGTGTTTCGCGAGGTGGAACGCGTCAGCCGCGAACTGAAAAAAGAGACGCCCCTCGGCAAGGAGCCCCTCGGCGCCGGAGAGAACAGATGA
- the sdhB gene encoding succinate dehydrogenase iron-sulfur subunit codes for MANNKTVLLKIKRQNDPGSSPYWEEFELPWKPGMNVISCFMDIAANPVNRQGKATTAITYDSNCLEEVCGSCAMRINGKARMACSALVDQLDKPITIEPFSKFPVVRDLAVDRQVLFENLKKVKAWVPIDGSYDLGAGPKLSPETQEEAYPYSRCISCTCCMEACPQFNESTGFVGAATIGQVRLFNMHPTGAMLKRERLAALMGDGGIHECGYAQNCVEVCPKDIPLTRAISDVGRQVMFQALGDLFRK; via the coding sequence ATGGCGAATAACAAGACCGTCCTCTTAAAGATCAAACGCCAAAACGACCCAGGGAGCAGTCCCTACTGGGAGGAATTCGAGCTGCCCTGGAAGCCAGGGATGAACGTCATTTCCTGCTTCATGGACATCGCCGCCAACCCGGTCAACCGCCAGGGCAAGGCGACCACCGCCATCACCTACGATTCCAACTGCCTGGAAGAGGTGTGCGGATCGTGCGCCATGCGCATCAACGGCAAGGCGCGCATGGCCTGCTCCGCGCTGGTGGACCAGCTCGACAAGCCCATCACCATCGAGCCGTTCTCCAAGTTCCCTGTCGTGCGCGACCTCGCCGTCGACCGCCAGGTGCTCTTCGAGAACCTCAAGAAGGTCAAGGCTTGGGTGCCGATCGACGGCAGCTACGACCTCGGCGCCGGCCCCAAGCTGTCGCCCGAGACCCAGGAAGAGGCCTATCCCTATTCGCGCTGCATCTCCTGCACCTGCTGCATGGAGGCCTGCCCGCAGTTCAACGAGAGCACGGGATTTGTGGGCGCGGCGACCATCGGCCAGGTCCGCCTGTTCAACATGCACCCCACCGGCGCCATGCTGAAGCGCGAGCGCCTGGCGGCGTTGATGGGCGACGGCGGCATCCACGAGTGCGGCTACGCCCAGAACTGCGTCGAGGTCTGTCCCAAAGACATCCCCTTGACCCGCGCCATCTCCGACGTCGGCCGCCAAGTGATGTTCCAGGCCCTCGGCGACCTGTTCCGGAAGTGA
- the mdh gene encoding malate dehydrogenase yields MRKKITIVGSGNVGATAAHWIASKELGNVVLIDILEGIPEGKGLDLLEAMPIEKRDSFVLGTNDYKDTANSDIVVITAGIPRKPGMSRDDLLNTNYKIMQDVVGKVVAQSPNSILIIVSNPLDAMAQAAYKISGFSRNRVIGMAGVLDSARFRAFIAMELKVSVENVTAFVLGGHGDTMVPLPRYSTVAGIPITELMDKATIDRLVQRTRDGGAEIVKYLKTGSAYYAPSAAVCEMVEAILKDKKKIMPCAAYLEGEYGIKGLFVGVPCKLGERGIEDVIEIKLTPEEDAALKKSAGAVEELVHVIAV; encoded by the coding sequence ATGCGTAAGAAGATCACCATCGTAGGCTCGGGGAACGTGGGCGCGACGGCGGCCCACTGGATCGCGTCGAAAGAGCTGGGCAACGTCGTCCTGATCGACATCCTGGAAGGCATCCCCGAAGGCAAGGGCCTGGACCTGCTGGAGGCCATGCCCATCGAGAAAAGAGACTCGTTCGTGCTGGGGACGAACGACTACAAGGACACGGCGAACTCCGACATCGTCGTGATCACCGCCGGCATCCCGCGCAAGCCGGGGATGAGCCGCGACGACCTGCTCAACACCAACTACAAGATCATGCAGGACGTGGTGGGCAAGGTGGTCGCCCAGTCGCCAAACTCGATCCTGATTATCGTGTCCAACCCACTGGATGCGATGGCGCAGGCGGCGTACAAGATCAGCGGGTTCTCACGCAACCGCGTGATCGGGATGGCGGGCGTGCTGGATTCGGCGCGCTTCCGCGCGTTTATCGCCATGGAGCTGAAAGTCTCGGTCGAGAACGTGACTGCCTTCGTACTGGGCGGACACGGCGATACCATGGTGCCGCTGCCGCGGTACTCGACGGTCGCCGGCATCCCCATCACCGAGCTGATGGACAAGGCCACCATCGACCGCCTGGTGCAGCGCACGCGCGACGGCGGCGCCGAGATCGTGAAGTACCTGAAGACCGGTTCGGCGTACTACGCGCCGTCGGCCGCAGTGTGCGAGATGGTCGAGGCCATCCTGAAAGACAAGAAGAAGATCATGCCCTGCGCCGCGTACCTGGAGGGCGAGTACGGGATCAAAGGCCTGTTCGTCGGCGTGCCCTGCAAGTTGGGCGAGCGCGGCATCGAGGACGTCATCGAGATCAAGCTGACGCCGGAAGAGGACGCCGCCCTGAAGAAGAGCGCGGGCGCCGTCGAGGAGCTGGTGCACGTGATCGCGGTGTAG
- a CDS encoding peptidylprolyl isomerase, which translates to MRTTLIAFLLSASLVAAQTAAQKPAATATKKPSAGTAAPAAGNPRAIFDTTAGTLACDLFPKQAPQAVASFIGLANGTKDWTNPVSHMPKKGVPLYDGTIFHRVIPNFMIQGGDPAGDGTGEIGFRLQDELKPDLKFDRAGRLAYANSGPNTSGSQFFITEVPVPGLDACLDAKGCTRGGQPVPKGWGYTIFGQCDAATVEMVKKIARAPRDPRNDRPFKPVKINHITIEQPGASTAAKKPADKPAATTPTKK; encoded by the coding sequence ATGCGCACTACTTTGATCGCTTTCTTGCTCAGCGCGTCCCTTGTTGCCGCTCAAACAGCGGCCCAGAAACCCGCGGCCACGGCGACCAAGAAACCCTCCGCCGGTACCGCTGCACCCGCGGCCGGCAATCCCAGGGCCATCTTCGACACCACCGCGGGCACGCTCGCCTGCGACCTCTTCCCCAAGCAGGCGCCGCAAGCCGTCGCCAGCTTCATCGGCCTGGCGAATGGAACCAAGGACTGGACGAATCCGGTCTCGCACATGCCGAAGAAAGGTGTTCCGCTCTACGACGGCACGATCTTCCATCGCGTGATCCCGAACTTCATGATCCAGGGGGGCGACCCCGCCGGGGACGGCACCGGTGAGATCGGATTCCGGCTGCAGGATGAGCTCAAGCCCGATTTGAAGTTCGATCGCGCCGGCCGGCTAGCGTATGCGAATTCCGGCCCCAACACCAGCGGATCTCAATTCTTTATCACGGAGGTCCCAGTCCCGGGATTGGATGCGTGTCTCGATGCGAAGGGCTGCACTCGAGGCGGCCAGCCTGTGCCCAAGGGATGGGGATACACGATCTTCGGCCAGTGCGACGCCGCGACGGTCGAAATGGTCAAGAAGATCGCCCGCGCCCCGCGTGATCCGCGCAACGACCGGCCGTTCAAGCCGGTGAAGATCAACCACATCACCATCGAGCAGCCGGGAGCATCAACAGCGGCAAAGAAGCCCGCAGATAAGCCGGCTGCCACCACACCGACGAAGAAATAA